ataatttATTCCTGTCATTTCAGAGATTATTATAGGTCTGATGACTGAGAAGTGCTACAAGGCTAATCAATTCCAAGATCACTAAAAGCTGCTTAGTGTTTAAAAATGGTGATTATGTTTACCATTGACCTTATTTTAAACCTAAACTGACTGGAGCGTTATATCACATGGAAACTACTTACCAGGAAAATAGAAATTTTTAATCTTTCAAGGTCTGGTTTTTACTGGATGTGTAAGAAATAGTGAGGTACTGctgcaaaaaaatgtataataaaatTTCACATATATATGGAACTGAGTGTTGGCATATGAAAAATTATGAATTTTCAAATAGCTGCTACAATTATCACTGTTCTGGGTTTGAATGAGTAGACTCTACAGCAAGGACATTTCCAGCCCGTCAGTTTGTATTACTTGTCTCTTAAAGAGGAAGTACAGAAAATAATGTGTTATACATGCTCTCATCAAATACTGCCATGGGTCTTGTGACACTTTCTCAATATTTTGTGTCTACAGTCATTAACTGAAAGATACTGCAGTGGTGTCACAATTGAGAAGAAGGGAAATCCTCATGTAAATGTCATTACTTGTATTGCAGATGACCGTGtgaaagaagcaaaacaaaaagaaggtAAAGgtaacacagtgaaaacagaatcCCTCATTCTTCATGCTATCTTCAGGGTGCTACCATAAGCTTGTTGCACAACCACCTGCACGTTGTCTAGGATGAAGTCAAAAGCCATACTCCAAACAGACTCCAACGACTGCTGCATGAGCCTGCAGAGAGAAGATCAATTTGCAGCATAaggaataaatgaaaacagaacagGACTGGCAGGAAGTGGAATGGAGGAGGCGAGACTGTATGGTACTTAccttttcatgtattttataaTCAAATCCAGCTTCTCCAGATCTTTATCCTCAATCAGATCAGTGCAGTATTTCACCACTTGCAGAATGTCCTCCTCCATGGGTTCTGACAAAAAGTAAGTAGCGATTAACAAATGCACCTCTGCAATCGCACAAACAACACAGGCAAGTGTATGTGCTGGCACTGTTACAGAACTGTATTGTACTTGGCTGTATACCTGTTATGGTGGTGACCCATTCCCGTAGGAGTGTTTTAATATCCTTCAGGTCATAGGCTCCGGCTAATGCTGGAGCAGGACGAGGAGCGAATTTAGAAAGAGACTCTGGGATGTCTGGTCTTGAGGAGGATGTGGAGGGACCATTTTCAGTCTGGGAAGGGAAAACAGATGTGAACTGGAGAGATAAGTCAAGTTCTTAACTACCGTAAATTGTCTATCTTCACATATAGCCACCATACAAAAAAGACCTTCATCTTCATGTATGAAACTGTTGACAGGCTCACCTTTACTATGTTCACTGGGTCCCGTGATGTTATAAGAGGTGTTATGGTTTTGGCcaggctgtttgttgtgtgacGCCTCTTCACAGGGGAAGGTCCTTTTTTAATGGGACTCACcacattttttctcttgtaGCGCCGCTTCACACGACCAATGCCAATTCCTGCTCCTGACTGTTTTAGCTGCAACAGTGGATTCTTCTGCtccactgcagagaaacacaggaggaaaaaatatGATGTGGTTAATATGCATACTGATTATAGTAGAGAGAGCAAACGGTATTCCTTTACTACTAATTCATCTGGGGACTTACACATTTTTGCCTGAGGCTGGACAGTTGTTATGCGGTTATAGGCAGACTTCAGTTCTTCCTGGAGCTCTTTGGGAAGGGCAGCAAATACGTCTGGATCAACCTGCAGTCAGACAATCAAGAAACTAAGTGAAGCTGACTGTCTAATCACAAAGTATGAAATCAGCTTTGCACATTTTGCGTAGACTATCCAACACAGCCGGCACTCACAGTTGTGCCAcgcttgttttgtttctttagcACATCATGCAGGAACACTTTGACTATCAAGGTTAAGTTGGTTAgaattttaattttcagttaaTTTCCCTGCACAAGAGTAAATCTGGTCggtttttaacatttattttcaacaatTATAAAAAGTAAACCTACATTAATAGAATTTGCCAGGATACTAGTCAGAGTGTAACTGGGACTCAGTAAGTCTTCTTATATGGGTCATCAGCAGATTCAGCATATAATCTAGTATTATTGAGTAAATTGTTCTGAAGTGTGCACATTCTTCAGTGGAATCTTGGGATTCTACAGGGGTTACAGATCTTCTATTATGGTTTATCTCTGATGTGTAACTTGTCTCTGGGTTTCTTTGTGCTGTAAAAGGCAATCATCAGTCAATATTCATAAAACTCAAACCTCAACCCGATGCATCCTTACCTGTGAGAAGTTTGGTAGTTCCAGAACAATTCCCAGACTGTCTGGCTGGTTTGGAATCTGAAGAACCACCGTTCCTGCAGTTGGAGTGTACAGTGCAGGCCCAGAGGCAGGAGGACGAGGGGGTGAAGTTGGACAAGACTTCAGAGAGGGAGGCTgtgggagaggagcagaggcctGTGGACTGGGTGAACGACAGTTGTTTGGTCTCCCATCCCGAAGAGACCATGACTGCTCCACTTGTTCTCTCAGCTCGGTGGGCAGGGCCTCCAACACGGAACGATCCACCTTGAGAAATCATAAAGAAACACAATCTGTGGAAACTGTATCACTGAACTGCTCTCATTCCCAGAGATAACATTCAAGCTCCTACCTGCGAAGGGGAGGGGACTTCAATACTGAAGTTGAGACGTGCTCGAGAATGTTTTGGGGTTCGTCTGTAAGCCTGCAGGTCTTTGCTTGTCCCTGGGACTGGCTCAGGAGTGAACAAAGGATGTGGAGAGGAGCTGGATGATGGGGCTGGGGTCAAGAGAGTCCTTTCCTGGTGTGGGCTGTTGTCTGCAGCACCTACAACATCAATCTTGAATTCAACTGACTTCATGACATGACAACATCAAAGATACAGATGGAAACACAAAGACCTTAGACAAACCTCTGTTGTGGGATTGGGCACTCAGTCCCTGGCCTAGCAACATCTCTTTGATGGAGCGTGTCCGCTGGCCTGTGGAGTCCTGGGGGACCGAGTGATTTCCCTCAAGAACCTGAACCTGGATGCCGACTCCTCTCAGGTCCTGAACCTGCAACTTCATGGCATGGAACAGCTTGATGACTGCAGTGGCAATCAGCTGACCACTGTCAGTGGATTGCGCGAGCATCACAGTCCTGACGGCAGGAGACACATAAAAATGAGTCCACAGAGAGACAATGACGTGGACAAACAATGGAAGAGGATGTCATCAATCCCACCAATCCACATTCAGTAATAACAGTCTCCTTCTTACCTTGCTAGATTATCACATATGCCGTGACCACCGTATTTAGCTGGTTCCAGTGGAGCTCCGACCTTGCGCACCATGACCTTAAGGGTAACCCTCCGACCCCGTAGCCCTGCTTCTTGTAAACGTTTTTGCACCTCCATGGACAGATTAGTCAGGAAACACTCTGCCTCATCAATCTGGAGAGTATTAGAACAAGAgggttacagagagagacaggtagggAATGTAGAGAAGGCGAGATGGCACAGGAAACAGAAGGTAGGTCTAACCCTTGTGAAGCGAATGTTGTAATTCATCTCAGCTGAGACGGACTTTCTTTCCTTCTCGTAGCGGACAGGCCGGTCATCCAGCCCTCTGCAAAAACGGAACAGAGTTTGCCCAGTCCGAGGCCCAAACTTCCTCTGTAGCTGAGAGAGAGGCACCTGTTGGAGGTCCCCACATGACCTCACACCCATAGCAGCCAACTTTCTGCCCATAACAGGTCCAACAcctagaaaaaagaaataacattaGCCATGAGGTCAAACGTTTACCACACAGACGCTAAAAGAATGAAGATGGATGGACATGACCAGCAGGTGGTGCTGTATATCTACCCTGGTAAGCTGGTCACTGGCAGGTCCCTGATAAAATCATCCACTTCCTCAGACTTTAAGAGGTACTGCCCATCTGGTTTGGCCTTTCGGGTCGCCAGCCGGGCCAACAGGATATTGGACCCTAAACAGACAAGTAGTCAGTTTGAATTCGTAAATTACAAACGCTGTCTTGATCtattttacagtataaaacaaatatacacTAACCCATGCCCACTGAAGCACAGCATCCTGTTTTCTCCTTGATGTCTGCTCTGATAGCTTTGGCAAGATCTTCTGGGTTGATGCCCAGCTCAGCTAGCAGAGCAGAACCGTCTATCAACACTTCATCACAGCTCAGGGCCTCAATGTCATGGGTATAACTGTGAAGAACAAATAAGTGAGAAGGTGCGCTTTAGGTTATTTTGCATGTAAACACTGAGATGGGAGTGAATCAAAGACCAGGAAGTTGTTCTTACCCAGCCAGAGTCTCGTACATGGTGAGAGCTACCTCTTTATAAGCCTCAAAATCATATGGGACAGACTGCAGCGAGGGACACAACTGTTTCGCTTTGCCAAAAAACATCCCGTTCCTCACACCCGCCTGTCTGTGAGAGACAACCGATTCCTTAACATTCGGCTTAGTACAAAATACAGAGATCTGTCCCATTTAAAATCCATGCAatgtacatgagtgtgtgtttatttcttacCTTGCCTCATAGCTACAGGATGCAATCTCTGCCATAGATAGAGCAGCAGCATTCTGGTCCTCTCCGCTGGCATGGGAGTCAGGACTCTCTTGTGAAGGAGTTCTGTGTAGATCCTCATCATTCCACTCTAAGAGGTCAAACAAGGGTTCACTTAGTCAAGCAGGTTATGATTAAGTAAAACACGTATGGGGAAAATGTGGGAAATACCCTGAGCCAGGCCTGCATGAGTCAAGGTTGGGACTAACAGGTGGAGAGTGACAGTCTCACCTGGTTGAGGATGAGTTTGTTTCCTCTGGTAGTactgctgctccagctgagGATTGGCCCCGGGTCTCAGGGGCACTCTGCCCTGTCCACGGTTACTGGTCACAGCTACAGGCTTTCCTGCAAGTAAAAACCACCAACTCAACCAGGAGCATTGACAGGATGTATGAGACTATTCTAGGCAACAGGTGCCCAGGTCACATATGAACAATATGAACCTCATAGCACACAGGCTTAATAGACAAAAGCTGCCTTACCTTTGAGATCCGGTCGATGTCGGATccccacagacacaaaaaaacagtcCATGTCCACATGAAGAATACAAGATTTAACACTCGAGGGTGCCGATGTACCTGACAAAGAGATACCGGACTGGATCACTGGAGTTTACCAAATCACAAGAGAACAATGCAGCATCTAATGGTGCCACAAGAAGTACAATGTAACAGAAAAGTGCGTCACAAGTGCCACAAATACATGGAGTGCTTCAAAAATTAGCTGGGACACtgatactgtaaatatttgagatgatggagagaacaCATATGACCACTTTTTTCCTTGTGCGTGATGACataccacatttttttaaagatgcagttttaaaaaagtgacCATTCCTTTCCTACCTTGACTGTCTGAAGAGCACTGGGCCACAGATTTCCTCAGTCGCTCTTTCCCAGGAAAAGAGGCACCCCCTGCTACTTTTCGTTTGCTGTGCAGTTCATTGACATACTCAGAAAAGCCGGCCCTCCACGTGGAGATCTGGTGTAAACGTGAACGAGAGTAGAACTCTGAGATCAAATCACCCGTCTGCGCCAGCAACTGTGCTGAGGACTTTGACGATGAGGACGACGTGTCGGGGGGAGGATCGGGTTTGGCCGTTGTGTTGGTTGTGTTGAGTGAGGCAGGATCAGATGAAAAGGCATTGTGGTGACTTCCGTTCAGTCGAATCGGAGAATGTGAAAGAGAGCGAGATGCAGGGGAAAGAAGAGTCTTTTCAGGATTGAAATCAACCTGAAGGGATGGCTGGAGCTGTTTTGGGAGTAGGTGGGTGTCGGCAGCTTTTATGGCCTCCTGGTAGGTGGGTGGCGGAGGAAAGACAAGGGACTGGTCAGATTGCTTTGGAGGACTGTGGGGGAAACTCATACGGGTCAGATTTGGTCTGAAACTGTACTGCAGGACTCAAGGGTTTATCCCTGCATTCAGAGAGTTCCTTGTCAACAAAGGGTTCATCTGTAGCAGGAGGGAGGTCCTCTGGCTTTAAGGCACCATTAACAAGATGAGTGTGTCCGTTGGTCAGGGGTGCTTCCTTCACTACCTGTGGGGAAAGGTCCTCTTTGCCGCACTCTTCGTTCATTTTTGAATGGCTCATCACATCCAGTGAGGTCTGCAATAATCCATTTCTGTGAGATAAAGAGACGACTGCTTAGTGTGTTAATGTAACAAGATGTTCAAATTATGTGGAAAAACCATCTCTAATttcaaagaaacaaatacaTCAGATAAATAATCCTTCCCTTTTATTAACTTCACAGACTTACAATTTGAATTCCACTTCCTTGCAGCCACTCGGGCGGGATCTGCAACAAGAGTTGGTCTGAGGTTGTAGTTGGCTGGCTCCTTGGTGCTGGAGATTACGATGAGGTGTTTGAAGAGTAGACTGTTGGGGCTTTGAGGGGCTTGGGTTAGACAACGAGTGGGTGCGTGAAGGGCTTTTGTGTCTGGGATTTATGTTGAGGTGACTCGGTTGGGGACTGACGAAGCAAGCCGCAGGGCTGTGCTGGATGGACTGAGGTTGGATGTTGCCTTGGTAAAGCTGATGGTGGCTGGGCTTAGGGTTGGTGATATTCTGGGAGCTGGATGAGGACTCGTGCTCATGGTTGGGAACA
This genomic window from Lates calcarifer isolate ASB-BC8 linkage group LG1, TLL_Latcal_v3, whole genome shotgun sequence contains:
- the rev1 gene encoding LOW QUALITY PROTEIN: DNA repair protein REV1 (The sequence of the model RefSeq protein was modified relative to this genomic sequence to represent the inferred CDS: deleted 1 base in 1 codon), producing the protein MSRDGWAKKRANASGDNGWAERGGYMAAKVSKLDEQFKLDAPKEKQKEGICSNIFSGVAIYVNGYTEPSADELRRLMMLHGGQFHVYYSRSKTTHIIANNLPNSKIQELKGEKVIRPEWITESVKAGRLLPYLQYQLYSKQKGPLFPGMTLRQTSEIAGPSRGSLQLTVHQELHLPQRSVQHSVPNHEHESSSSSQNITNPKPSHHQLYQGNIQPQSIQHSPAACFVSPQPSHLNINPRHKSPSRTHSLSNPSPSKPQQSTLQTPHRNLQHQGASQLQPQTNSCCRSRPSGCKEVEFKLNGLLQTSLDVMSHSKMNEECGKEDLSPQVVKEAPLTNGHTHLVNGALKPEDLPPATDEPFVDKELSECRDKPLSPAVQFQTKSDPYEFPHSPPKQSDQSLVFPPPPTYQEAIKAADTHLLPKQLQPSLQVDFNPEKTLLSPASRSLSHSPIRLNGSHHNAFSSDPASLNTTNTTAKPDPPPDTSSSSSKSSAQLLAQTGDLISEFYSRSRLHQISTWRAGFSEYVNELHSKRKVAGGASFPGKERLRKSVAQCSSDSQGTSAPSSVKSCILHVDMDCFFVSVGIRHRPDLKGKPVAVTSNRGQGRVPLRPGANPQLEQQYYQRKQTHPQPEWNDEDLHRTPSQESPDSHASGEDQNAAALSMAEIASCSYEARQAGVRNGMFFGKAKQLCPSLQSVPYDFEAYKEVALTMYETLAGYTHDIEALSCDEVLIDGSALLAELGINPEDLAKAIRADIKEKTGCCASVGMGSNILLARLATRKAKPDGQYLLKSEEVDDFIRDLPVTSLPGVGPVMGRKLAAMGVRSCGDLQQVPLSQLQRKFGPRTGQTLFRFCRGLDDRPVRYEKERKSVSAEMNYNIRFTRIDEAECFLTNLSMEVQKRLQEAGLRGRRVTLKVMVRKVGAPLEPAKYGGHGICDNLARTVMLAQSTDSGQLIATAVIKLFHAMKLQVQDLRGVGIQVQVLEGNHSVPQDSTGQRTRSIKEMLLGQGLSAQSHNRGAADNSPHQERTLLTPAPSSSSSPHPLFTPEPVPGTSKDLQAYRRTPKHSRARLNFSIEVPSPSQVDRSVLEALPTELREQVEQSWSLRDGRPNNCRSPSPQASAPLPQPPSLKSCPTSPPRPPASGPALYTPTAGTVVLQIPNQPDSLGIVLELPNFSQVDPDVFAALPKELQEELKSAYNRITTVQPQAKMLEQKNPLLQLKQSGAGIGIGRVKRRYKRKNVVSPIKKGPSPVKRRHTTNSLAKTITPLITSRDPVNIVKTENGPSTSSSRPDIPESLSKFAPRPAPALAGAYDLKDIKTLLREWVTTITEPMEEDILQVVKYCTDLIEDKDLEKLDLIIKYMKRLMQQSLESVWSMAFDFILDNVQVVVQQAYGSTLKIA